The segment ACTGTTAGCTGGAGGATGTCTCAGCTGTTCTGAGCACATAATCTCAGCTGCCTCACTTGAGTCAGATATAAGTCTTAACTGAGCATTTTTATAGTCTCTTGCCGAATCTTTAGCTTATCATGTTGCTCAAATGTGTAGAACTCAATCAAGGGTGAAAGACAAAAATGGGGAAGTGGTGCTGCAAAAGATAGCATTAAGCAATAACCAATAGAACTCCAAAATAACAGAAGTTAAATAGCAGCGTTGCTGTATATGCTGAACAATATGCAAAGCATCTGGTTTTGACTGGATTAACCCTCCACCAACAACCCGACCCAAAGCCAACAGCAATAAAAACCACTCCTGCCTCTGCCAACTCCACCTGTCAGTTACTATGTTATAATAATGGAAGAAGCAGAGATAGGGGAAAAAGAATACTGTAATATATTGAGGTGTCTTTGTTCAGTTGCAAATCATCCTTTTCtgttactttgtttttaattttctgtgacCTTATCCTTTTTTTATACTATcagcttttccagttttgaTACCATGGCCTTTCAGGTTAAATACCATTTAATTTCTTAGTTTTTCACAGATGCCAGTGCAAAAGGACCATTGCCCTTCCCTCTTGgatatggattttattttaacaagctGTATTGATGATTTTCTTGACAGAAAAGTGTCATGAAAGAGAATGTGtacttgtttgtttctttcccagCCTGTTTTTGTGTTGGAATAAACTGTGGAATGggtcttctctttcagttttgttgtCTCACACTAACAGTCATTTTATTCTGAACTGATGGGTCTTTGTGGAGTTAAAGTCATAATTGCTTGTATAATTTGCAGCACCGTATCAATGCCTATATGTAAAATACCAAGCTTGCTTCTTGCAAATGTATGCTTGATGTTATTCACCTTTTTGATCGTTTTGATACTAATGGAGAGTTTAAGAGATTTCACTGTGATTGGTAATTGGTTTGATTAGTATTGAGCTCCAtgagtaaaattaatttgtcaGTCCACAATACTAACAGTTTTATTCACTGTTTCATAGGTGGATTGTAGACATGGAAGGTGCTCCGGGAACACTATATGAAGGGGAGAAATTTCAGCTTCTATTTAAGTTTAGTAGTCGGTATCCTTTTGATTCACCTCAGGTAActgctttcttccttgttgCTTAACACTAACTTTATGTTATAGCTGTGTGATGCATGCTGATTATTAATGTCATCCACATATTCTAATGTGAGGCTTAGTTGCTGTAGTTTTTATTAAACACACTGCGGGgatgccttttcttttaaaaatggctctgcagtgctgagctAGAGAAATACTGTGCTTGCAGTAGGGATTTTTATAAACAGGTGACATCTTTGAGAGGCCTGTGAACCTAGATGTTATCACTGAGGTGTGAGATGCTGTGTTGCTTTCATGGCAACTTAAAAAACTGAAGGGGCAGCAATACTGCTAGGCTGCCAACTGAACTTTGTCCATCCGTCCCTCCATTACCTGAGGGAAATGTTACAAAATGTGGCTGGTAAGGGTAGCTGTCAAGCCTGACTTTCCGAAAAAGGGCCAGGAAAAGCATGAGTACCTTAGTTCTTGTCTTGTCTGTTTCGGCTCAAAGTTCCACAAGTGATCTCTTACTTTTCTCACTGGTGTTGAAACTGAATATGGAGTTGAGGGTGACACTTAAACCATAAACACTGCATATTTTTATGTACTGTGATAAAAATTAGAATGCTGACTGTTCAGTTTTAAGGAACAAACTGGCCACCTGTACTTCTGTACCTCATCGGGTTTGCAGTTTGTAAATGATCCACAAGAGATCCATTTGATTACAAGTAGGTCTTGTTTGTACTCATTACCCAGCCTGTGTGTGTGGCTGTGTACAGTTtattgtaaaacagaaaattagatCTATAAATGTACACTGACttttagcacagaaaaaaaaattaagcatttaaGTACTGGATGCTTGATTGTTGTAGATGGCTAGAATTTCTGTTATAAAAACACTGCTGTGCAGTAAGTTCATCCTGTATTACAAACCTTTGGGTCATAATTCTCTCTCCTGCAAATCTTCTTACTGTGAATTGACAGTTTACACTTCAGCTGCTTAATCACATtgttgttttctgccttttaatgtattttgtctGTCATACTGTGCATGCTTTTACTTACCTAGTATGCGTAGTTCTGGTTTGCCTATAAAAGGAAGACATTAGAAGTTAAATACATTAGTGAATTGTGAAGGTAAGTTCTTCAGTGCTTAagaaataccatttcaaagaccTATGAAAGACCATTCTGCATCCAGTTTTTCCTGCTACCTTAGAAACCAGTCTACCACTTGGCAAATAGATTAAGCTCTCTAATTTCAGTTTCTTATATGATGAaggtgttgctttttttcttttatcagtgGTGGATTGTGTTatgttgttctggttttgtctggaatagagataattttcttcccagtagctgctgcattttgtatttaataggagaataatgttgataagAAATTGTTTTAGTTATTGCCAGGTAATGTGTAAGTTGGACTGGGATAGACTTAATTCTGGTaacaactaaaaacatcagtgtattaaaaaatcaaggactttttctgttttccatgctCTACTAGTGAGCAGGTTTGCAagaaggcaggagggagcatAGCCAGGCAGCTGACCCAGggtgaccaaagggatattttaTATCATATAAGGTCATGCTCAGTATGTAAATATGAAGTTGGTTGGGGGCCAGGGATCTCAGCTTGGGAATGAGCTGGGTGTAAGTCTTTGCAGATGATGAGCAGTTGTGTTCTACGTCACTTGTTTTGTATGTATTATCATTAACattattctctcttccttttcctgtcctattaaactgtttttatttcaacccaaaagtttttggttttttctggttctcctcctcatcctgcccAGGCAGGAGGTGTGTGTAGGGTGGTGTGAGAGCAGCTGCATAGTCCTGGTTAATATACATATTTGTACACGTACATATATCTATATAACTTAGGAGAAACAAGAGGCTTCTGGGTATTCTGGTTACAAGTGGTGATTTATTGTATCATTGCATAAAAGATGACAGTGGTTATGTTGGATAAGGAGCTCAGGAGGCTAGTGCTGCTATGAAGGATTCACTTGTCCTGAGCCAACTTTGTCTGACAAAGAGACAATAGTTGtcaaaattgcttttctaactttttttttttttaatgtgatattATCTCTTATTAGAGAGGAGTTAAGGTTCTAAATGCTGTTTTTCCATATTTGTCCAtgtcaaataaaaacattattccttttgaaataatgatctaaaaatatttcctattggTAACATACTTTGGTTGTGTGAGTCCTTTATTTTATAGTTAATAAGATTGATGCGTTTTACTGTTTATGCTGGAACCAGGATGAGTTGTCCAGAACTTCAATTCTATGGTGTCCAGGGTTATAGAAACACTCATTTGTGAGTCTCTTTATATTTCCTGGTGTATAACATTGTGGCATATGAAATAACTAAAATCCAGTGTGTTGGCTAGGCAACTGTATTCCTTAGGGCATGAAAAACTTGAGACTGCAAGTTTAGTCTGATGTCTTTACACTGTTAGCTTTGCATTTTCCTATGCTGTATAACTATTTGTGGAACCCTGTGTGCATTTAATCATATATTTAACTTTGTCTTCACTAGCTATTTAAtttccaatttttattttacatgtcaGTTAATAGCTTCCAAAATGAATGAAGCTAACAAAGTGTATTATTTAGTGCATGTGAAAATGGCAGATGCACTTCTTAAATAAGATATTATTGTTTTATCAAAAGCAATACAGTCTTGTTTAAAGTGTGGACAATAAACTACaattgtttgttcttttttttttttttaggtcatGTTTACTGGAGACAATATCCCAGTTCATCCTCATGTTTATAGCAATGGTCATATCTGTTTATCCATTCTAACAGAAGACTGgtctccagctctctcagtgcAATCTGTTTGTCTTAGCATTATTAGCATGCTTTCCAGTTGCAAAGAAAAGGTATGTGCTTTTTTAGCACTGTTGGAGTAGAAAGAGTGTAAGTTAATAGTTGTCTACTTTgcaaagattttcatttttcagattctGGAATAGGTAAAACTACTAAGTCTACATTTCTACTACTGAAAAAATACTAAGCTagaactgcaaaataaacagtGCAATGAGTACTTTgtcctttgtcactgttttcaTGTTAACCTG is part of the Cuculus canorus isolate bCucCan1 chromosome 2, bCucCan1.pri, whole genome shotgun sequence genome and harbors:
- the UBE2W gene encoding ubiquitin-conjugating enzyme E2 W — its product is MASMQKRLQKELLALQNDPPPGMTLNEKSVQNSITQWIVDMEGAPGTLYEGEKFQLLFKFSSRYPFDSPQVMFTGDNIPVHPHVYSNGHICLSILTEDWSPALSVQSVCLSIISMLSSCKEKRRPPDNSFYVRTCNKNPKKTKWWYHDDTC